The proteins below are encoded in one region of Carassius auratus strain Wakin unplaced genomic scaffold, ASM336829v1 scaf_tig00028507, whole genome shotgun sequence:
- the LOC113079551 gene encoding U6 snRNA-associated Sm-like protein LSm7 has protein sequence MADKDKKKKESIFDLSKYIDKHIRVKFQGGREASGVLKGFDPLLNLVLDGTIEYMRDPDDQYKLTEDTRQLGLVVCRGTSVVLICPQDGMEAIPNPFIQQQDG, from the exons ATGGCG gacaaagacaagaaaaagaagGAGAGTATTTTTGATTTGTCGAAGTACATCGACAAACATATCAGAGTAAAGTTCCAAGGAGGTCGTGAAG CAAGTGGGGTCTTAAAAGGCTTCGACCCGCTGTTGAATCTCGTGTTGGATGGCACCATTGAATACATGCGAG ATCCTGATGATCAGTACAAGCTGACTGAAGACACCAGACAGCTCGGTCTGGTTGTATGTCGAGGGACGTCCGTGGTGCTGATCTGTCCACAGGATGGGATGGAGGCCATTCCGAACCCTTTCATTCAACAGCAGGATGGATAA